One window from the genome of Coffea eugenioides isolate CCC68of unplaced genomic scaffold, Ceug_1.0 ScVebR1_1600;HRSCAF=2479, whole genome shotgun sequence encodes:
- the LOC113755593 gene encoding putative late blight resistance protein homolog R1B-14, with protein sequence MYIKVLSASRTSALLRSMEMGKHIMGDFNDSLINRLWEPLWSSKILMGPVKRQMQILYEGLRFLRSILRDLPENVLDELNPNIGDVMSCAGIIICALFASEAEQIPYPLDGYIMLGDTNNEIKRIKDETGRWSTTASLPSDNCLAGQEVCNSFSSPMSSTGMRLLPPSPRIPEVHEVVIGFDDEAQTIIGRLITSESSQLEIVPIVGMPGLGKTTLAKKVYGDAEIEGHFHLRLWCTVSHEYNQKRLLLELLCCNSEYTQEQLREKDEHDLLTMLYQMLKGKKYLLVLDDVWDSGLWNDLNLAFQDAPKGSKILITSRFSNITARVNLGEPHYLRLLTEEQSWQLLQKKVFGEEECPQSVHGAGIEIARFCGGLPLTVVIIAGFLATLERDSWIWEEFARRITLTMVCGTDPCKASLELSYENLPPRLKACFLYFAAFREAEKIGTKNLVCLWIAEGLVERIQGRRMEDVAGEYLMSLIGRNLVTVSECRSIGGVKSCCLHDLLLEFCKARAKEENFLHAFRGYGELSTFNEPADITRVSICTTGEDFSNSRLFCPRSRSLLFFYQTAAEDFPLVDSSFLFCIYKHLIVLNLEHIALMQKEFPSGVESLLELRYLALRSNSMEFIPQSIANLSNLETFRLKSHETVSLPDTIWNMKKLRVLCVWIFACPLLNDDVLKSSSTLPNLDFLSTLILPLSQAGENIIRKIPHVRRLKILVSDNEGAWEATGSCNLSQLESLESLTVMGGFMLPGDHNIEYFFPSALKKLSLSELGLPWSKISLIEQLPNLEVLKLLVCSFRGDTWELAEGGFPKLKVLTLSQVDVVMWTEADPDSDDHFPCLERLNLEGNLRLEKVPSCLGSLSTLKMVKVRFWGEESNYDNAVDNYSVVNLVRGIEKEQINNGIENLKILIRYVLPRY encoded by the exons ATGTATATCAAAGTCCTTAGTGCTTCAAGAACATCAGCACTGTTACGTTCCATGGAGATGGGTAAGCATATAATGGGCGACTTCAATGATTCCCTCATAAATCGCCTCTGGGAGCCGCTGTGGAGCAGTAAAATCTTGATGGGTCCTGTGAAACGTCAAATGCAAATACTGTACGAGGGACTCAGATTCTTGAGAAGCATTCTAAGGGACCTGCCGGAGAATGTCCTGGATGAGCTCAATCCAAACATCGGAGATGTGATGAGTTGTGCAGGAATTATAATCTGCGCCCTTTTTGCGAGCGAAGCTGAACAAATTCCTTATCCTCTTGATGGCTACATTATGTTGGGTGATACCAACAACGAAATCAAGCGTATTAAGGACGAGACTGGCAGATGGAGCACGACAGCGAGTCTTCCTTCTGATAATTGCTTGGCAGGGCAAGAAGTTTGCAACTCTTTCAGTAGTCCTATGTCATCAACAG GTATGCGCCTGCTTCCTCCTAGTCCTAGGATACCAGAAGTTCATGAAGTTGTGATTGGTTTTGATGATGAGGCACAAACAATAATTGGTCGACTTATTACCAGTGAATCAAGCCAGTTGGAAATTGTTCCAATTGTGGGAATGCCTGGATTGGGTAAGACGACTTTAGCCAAAAAAGTATATGGTGATGCTGAAATTGAGGGCCACTTTCACCTTCGTCTTTGGTGTACTGTTTCGCACGAATACAACCAAAAAAGATTGCTACTTGAGCTTTTGTGTTGTAACAGTGAATACACTCAAGAACAGCTCCGAGAGAAGGATGAGCATGACTTGCTTACAATGCTCTATCAAATGTTGAAGGGAAAAAAGTATCTCCTTGTACTTGATGATGTTTGGGACAGCGGGCTATGGAATGACTTGAATCTTGCCTTCCAGGATGCTCCAAAGGGAAGTAAAATTCTCATCACAAGTCGATTTTCTAACATTACTGCACGTGTTAACCTGGGTGAACCTCACTATCTTCGCTTGCTCACTGAGGAACAAAGTTGGCAGTTATTGCAGAAGAAGGTGTTTGGAGAAGAAGAATGTCCTCAATCAGTACACGGAGCTGGTATAGAAATAGCAAGATTCTGCGGGGGATTACCTCTAACAGTTGTTATCATAGCTGGATTTCTAGCAACTTTAGAACGTGACAGTTGGATTTGGGAAGAATTTGCAAGAAGAATAACTTTGACCATGGTGTGTGGCACAGACCCATGCAAGGCGTCACTGGAGCTCAGTTATGAAAATTTGCCTCCTCGTTTGAAGGcttgttttctttactttgCAGCATTTCGAGAAGCAGAGAAAATAGGCACTAAGAATTTGGTGTGCCTATGGATTGCAGAAGGGCTTGTGGAAAGAATCCAAGGCAGGAGAATGGAGGACGTTGCAGGGGAGTACCTGATGAGCCTTATCGGCCGAAACTTAGTCACGGTAAGCGAATGTAGATCCATTGGTGGAGTGAAATCTTGTTGTCTTCATGATTTATTACTTGAGTTTTGTAAGGCCAGAGCGAAAGAAGAGAATTTTCTTCATGCATTTCGAGGATACGGCGAGCTCTCAACTTTTAATGAGCCTGCGGACATAACTCGGGTGTCCATTTGCACCACTGGAGAAGATTTTTCAAATTCCAGGCTGTTTTGTCCACGTTCAAGGAGTCTCCTATTCTTTTATCAGACTGCAGCAGAGGATTTTCCATTGGTTGATAGCTCCTTCCTTTTTTGCATTTATAAACATCTTATAGTATTGAATTTGGAGCATATTGCCCTGATGCAAAAGGAGTTTCCAAGTGGAGTTGAATCACTTCTTGAATTGAGGTACTTGGCCCTCAGATCTAACAGCATGGAGTTCATTCCACAATCTATAGCCAACCTCTcaaatttggaaacttttcgTCTCAAATCTCATGAAACCGTTTCATTGCCAGATACTATCTGGAACATGAAAAAGTTGAGGGTTCTGTGCGTATGGATTTTTGCTTGTCCCTTGTTGAATGACGACGTCCTTAAAAGCTCCTCCACTTTACCTAATTTAGACTTTCTTTCCACTCTGATTCTTCCTTTAAGTCAAGCAGGAGAAAACATTATTAGGAAGATTCCGCACGTCCGCCGACTGAAAATTTTGGTCTCAGATAATGAAGGAGCATGGGAAGCTACTGGCAGCTGCAACTTGAGTCAACTGGAAAGTCTAGAATCACTCACAGTGATGGGTGGTTTCATGCTTCCAGGGGATCATAATATCGAgtatttttttccctcagctCTCAAAAAATTGTCCCTTAGTGAATTGGGACTGCCCTGGAGTAAAATTTCATTGATTGAACAACTTCCCAATCTTGAGGTCCTCAAACTACTCGTTTGTTCATTCCGGGGAGATACATGGGAGCTGGCCGAAGGAGGATTCCCAAAACTTAAGGTCTTAACATTGTCTCAAGTAGACGTTGTGATGTGGACAGAAGCAGACCCTGACAGTGATGATCATTTTCCATGTCTTGAGCGGTTAAACCTGGAAGGAAATTTAAGATTGGAAAAGGTCCCTTCTTGCTTAGGGAGTTTATCCACCCTTAAAATGGTCAAGGTGCGCTTTTGGGGGGAGGAGAGCAACTACGACAACGCTGTTGACAACTACTCAGTTGTCAATTTAGTTCGGGGAATTGAAAAAGAGCAGATTAACAACGGAATTGAGAATCTGAAGATCCTCATCCGTTATGTCCTGCCAAGATATTGA